A genomic region of Leptolyngbya sp. NIES-2104 contains the following coding sequences:
- a CDS encoding non-ribosomal peptide synthetase — MQSLTAIHSSTQASVEYSLSWQQQGLWFLYQLDPESSAYNIYHTVRILGELDVAAWKQAWEQVFQAHAILRSRYGDANGTPFRVVRSGQIPLRSIQAIGWNESTLKAQILAETAKPFRLETEPAIRVCLFRCSAQECVQVITLHHIAGDMWTFDLLLEEWERAYQGKSVEVRSRSAVQASTYIDYVNWQREMMESDRAKELLNFWNNQLAGELPAIDLPSKSHPKTERSETQSFPLPDHLIEPLQPQGYSLYRILLTAFLVLLYRYTGESDLAIGSAMAGRWGTDWFRDVIGYFSNMVTLRIPIDGELGFETLLEQVDQIVRQAQTHQDLPLQELVKQKKTSRLFSVTFTWQKHRWIDRSFEGLTFEPYLLEHQGGATFDLDLQVVEAGDRFNLVWQYNANRFEAQMITRMAQQFETLLESVILNPQASISHLSILPAKQQHQLLIEWNRTAQPIPSQCVHELISAQAIRTPDAIAVQFNQDRLTYRELDQKSNQLARFLQAQGVQPGSLVGICMERSIDFIVGILGILKAGGAFVPLDPTYPKERLELLIEDAQVTLLLTSLGIDSFSTAPVHSPVQNHHLAYVIYTSGSTGKPKGVMIEHQSMVNHNLAAIREYELKECDRVLQASALSFDIAIEEIFPTLICGATLVLRSPDCLMSTQQFLQFVESHQITVLNLPTALWHQIVYGLTELDLVLPDAVRLVIVGGEKASRSTYLTWLERVGNYPRWINTYGPTEATVIATIYDPIRSGFDQGELSIGRAIANTQTYVLDAQMQPVPIGVAGELYIGGFGVARGYLRRPEQTQEKFIEHQFSELPPQRLYRTGDLVRYRSDGNLEYLGRNDDQVKIRGFRIELGEIEFALNQHPAITDSIVLAQSQRLIAYLVTQAPIADLQRFLKQLLPNYMIPSAFVELEAFPLTPNGKVDRKALQKIAPSISTRTIAPPETTLEHQLVQIWQEVLKIEPIGLDDDFFELGGHSLLMLQLAAKMEQALGQSIPMALLYQVPTIRQLSQAIDNEQADFSPNLIQFQAGNSNRSPLFCIPGATGTFRFCEGLRAHLDSEQPIYGIQELSIDSETTLEMMAGYTLREMRHLQPEGPYYLIGYSMGAAVAYEIAQQLYDQGQEVALLALIAPVNMMAIPKRFIVLQKLPVVRNFHLPLELLTRWNAFPVESRSLQFHDRTLLFFKKIIWSLKLVVRMTLFSAIDNLTGNTDPYWRHGRIVRRYRPRKSAFPIQLFICEEEAKPSEMWVSWRTLADDRLTVHILPGTHLSCVDKPTMKILVENIDHLLPK, encoded by the coding sequence ATGCAAAGTTTGACCGCCATCCATTCATCCACTCAAGCTTCGGTTGAATATTCTCTTTCTTGGCAGCAGCAAGGTTTATGGTTCTTGTATCAGCTTGATCCTGAAAGCAGTGCTTACAATATCTATCACACAGTTCGGATTCTCGGTGAGTTGGATGTAGCTGCTTGGAAACAGGCTTGGGAGCAGGTGTTTCAGGCTCATGCAATTTTACGATCGCGCTACGGTGACGCGAATGGAACCCCGTTTCGAGTAGTGCGATCAGGTCAGATTCCGCTGCGATCGATTCAGGCAATTGGCTGGAATGAGTCTACTTTGAAGGCTCAGATTTTAGCTGAAACCGCAAAGCCATTTCGCTTAGAGACAGAACCTGCAATTCGAGTGTGCTTGTTTCGATGCAGTGCTCAAGAGTGTGTTCAGGTAATCACACTGCATCATATTGCAGGGGATATGTGGACGTTTGATCTGCTGCTGGAGGAATGGGAACGGGCTTATCAAGGAAAAAGCGTTGAAGTGCGATCGCGAAGCGCGGTGCAAGCATCGACATACATTGATTATGTGAATTGGCAGCGCGAGATGATGGAGAGCGATCGCGCAAAAGAGTTGCTCAACTTTTGGAACAATCAACTTGCGGGGGAACTGCCTGCGATCGATTTACCGAGCAAGTCTCACCCAAAAACAGAGCGGAGTGAAACGCAATCTTTTCCACTGCCCGATCATCTGATTGAGCCGCTTCAGCCTCAGGGCTATAGTTTGTATCGCATTTTGCTAACGGCGTTTCTGGTGTTGCTGTATCGCTATACAGGTGAGAGTGATTTAGCGATCGGGAGTGCGATGGCGGGACGTTGGGGAACGGACTGGTTCCGTGATGTGATTGGCTACTTCTCGAATATGGTGACGCTGCGGATTCCAATTGACGGAGAGCTTGGATTTGAGACACTTCTAGAGCAGGTCGATCAGATTGTTCGTCAGGCGCAAACGCATCAAGATTTACCACTACAAGAATTAGTCAAACAGAAGAAAACGAGCCGTCTTTTCTCGGTTACGTTTACCTGGCAAAAACATCGTTGGATTGATCGATCGTTTGAAGGGCTGACCTTTGAACCGTATTTGCTCGAACATCAAGGCGGTGCAACGTTTGATCTAGATTTGCAAGTCGTTGAGGCAGGCGATCGCTTTAATTTAGTGTGGCAGTACAACGCGAATCGATTTGAAGCCCAGATGATTACCCGCATGGCTCAACAGTTTGAAACGCTGTTAGAGAGTGTGATTCTCAATCCTCAAGCATCGATTTCGCATCTCTCGATTTTGCCTGCCAAACAACAACATCAATTGCTAATTGAGTGGAATCGTACGGCTCAACCTATTCCATCTCAGTGTGTGCATGAATTGATTTCGGCTCAAGCAATTCGGACACCCGATGCGATCGCGGTTCAATTCAATCAAGACCGACTAACCTATCGCGAACTTGATCAGAAATCGAATCAACTCGCACGATTTCTACAAGCTCAAGGAGTGCAGCCCGGTAGTTTAGTTGGGATCTGCATGGAGCGATCGATCGACTTCATTGTTGGAATTCTCGGCATTCTCAAAGCAGGTGGCGCATTTGTTCCACTTGATCCGACCTATCCGAAAGAGCGGCTAGAATTGTTGATTGAAGACGCTCAGGTGACATTGTTGCTCACTTCACTTGGGATTGACTCGTTTAGTACAGCACCCGTTCACAGTCCTGTTCAGAATCATCATCTTGCTTATGTGATCTACACATCGGGATCAACTGGGAAACCCAAAGGAGTGATGATCGAACATCAAAGCATGGTCAATCACAATCTGGCAGCGATTCGAGAATATGAATTGAAGGAATGCGATCGCGTTTTGCAAGCTTCGGCACTGAGCTTTGATATTGCGATCGAGGAAATCTTCCCGACGTTAATCTGTGGTGCAACGTTGGTACTTCGATCTCCGGATTGTTTGATGTCTACTCAACAGTTTTTACAATTCGTTGAATCACATCAAATTACAGTCCTCAATCTACCAACAGCACTCTGGCATCAGATTGTTTATGGATTAACAGAGTTAGATTTGGTGTTGCCTGATGCGGTTCGATTAGTGATCGTCGGGGGAGAAAAGGCTTCTCGATCGACTTATCTCACTTGGTTAGAAAGAGTTGGGAACTACCCGAGATGGATCAACACTTACGGACCGACGGAAGCAACTGTGATTGCAACAATATACGATCCGATTCGTTCGGGATTTGATCAAGGTGAACTCTCGATCGGACGTGCGATCGCAAATACTCAGACTTATGTGCTCGATGCTCAGATGCAGCCTGTTCCGATCGGAGTCGCTGGAGAACTCTATATTGGTGGATTCGGAGTAGCACGCGGCTATCTGCGTCGCCCTGAACAAACGCAAGAGAAATTCATCGAGCATCAGTTTTCAGAATTGCCGCCTCAAAGACTTTATCGAACGGGCGATCTGGTGCGATACCGGTCAGATGGAAATCTAGAATATCTCGGCAGAAATGATGATCAGGTCAAGATTCGAGGATTTCGGATCGAGCTTGGAGAAATCGAATTTGCACTCAATCAGCATCCCGCGATTACGGACTCGATCGTGTTAGCTCAGTCGCAACGATTGATCGCTTACCTCGTGACTCAAGCCCCGATCGCAGACCTTCAGCGGTTTTTGAAACAATTACTGCCGAACTACATGATTCCGAGTGCGTTTGTCGAGCTAGAAGCTTTTCCGCTAACTCCAAATGGAAAGGTCGATCGTAAAGCACTGCAAAAGATTGCACCCTCGATTTCTACTCGAACAATTGCGCCTCCTGAAACCACGCTCGAACATCAACTCGTACAGATTTGGCAAGAGGTTCTCAAGATTGAGCCGATCGGGTTAGACGATGACTTTTTCGAGCTGGGCGGACATTCGCTCTTAATGCTGCAACTCGCGGCAAAAATGGAGCAAGCTTTGGGTCAATCGATTCCAATGGCACTGCTGTATCAAGTTCCGACAATTCGGCAATTGAGCCAAGCGATCGACAATGAACAAGCCGATTTCTCTCCTAACCTAATTCAATTCCAAGCAGGCAATTCCAATCGATCACCGCTTTTCTGCATTCCCGGCGCAACGGGAACCTTCCGATTTTGTGAAGGTTTACGCGCTCATCTTGACTCAGAACAACCGATTTACGGCATTCAGGAATTGTCGATCGATTCTGAAACCACACTCGAAATGATGGCAGGCTACACCCTTCGAGAAATGCGACACCTGCAACCAGAGGGTCCTTATTACCTAATCGGCTATTCGATGGGGGCTGCGGTCGCGTATGAAATCGCTCAACAGTTATACGATCAAGGGCAAGAAGTCGCTTTACTCGCTTTGATTGCCCCTGTGAATATGATGGCAATTCCAAAAAGATTCATAGTGCTGCAAAAGTTGCCAGTTGTACGGAATTTTCACTTACCGCTGGAACTGCTGACTCGGTGGAATGCGTTTCCTGTAGAAAGTCGATCGCTGCAATTCCACGATCGCACTCTGCTGTTCTTTAAAAAAATCATTTGGAGCTTAAAGCTCGTGGTGAGAATGACGCTGTTTAGCGCGATCGACAATCTCACAGGCAACACTGATCCCTACTGGCGGCATGGTCGCATTGTTCGCCGCTACCGTCCCCGAAAGAGCGCCTTTCCCATCCAGCTATTCATTTGTGAAGAAGAAGCCAAACCCTCGGAAATGTGGGTCAGTTGGCGCACGCTGGCAGACGATCGATTAACCGTTCACATTCTGCCCGGAACGCATTTATCCTGTGTCGATAAACCCACGATGAAAATTCTGGTCGAGAACATCGATCATCTTTTGCCAAAGTAA
- a CDS encoding nuclear transport factor 2 family protein: METKPPLPPFTLETAKIKVQAAEDAWNTRDPDRVALAYTEDSQWRNRSEFLNGREEVRAFLKRKWDKELDYRLKKELWSFTDNRISVKFEYEWHDDSGNWFRSYGNEQWEFAENGLMRRREASINDLRIQEADRKFRF; encoded by the coding sequence ATGGAAACGAAACCGCCTTTACCTCCATTCACGCTTGAAACGGCAAAGATCAAAGTACAAGCGGCTGAAGATGCTTGGAATACTCGCGATCCCGATCGCGTTGCACTCGCCTACACCGAAGATTCTCAATGGCGAAATCGCTCAGAATTTCTCAATGGACGCGAAGAAGTTCGAGCTTTTCTCAAGCGCAAATGGGACAAGGAACTCGACTATCGATTGAAAAAAGAATTGTGGAGTTTTACGGACAATCGAATTTCAGTAAAGTTCGAGTACGAATGGCACGACGATTCTGGAAACTGGTTTCGCTCTTATGGCAATGAGCAGTGGGAATTTGCTGAGAATGGCTTGATGCGGCGACGAGAAGCGAGTATTAACGATTTGCGAATTCAGGAAGCCGATCGCAAGTTCCGTTTCTAA
- a CDS encoding SH3 domain-containing protein: MTQNFWQKSLSAVTIAALSAPVIMPAAMAQTGGSLTGQTRCAKQSTAIFAQRSAASPVVRTLVENQPVTLAENTSEGGFIAVNAPVRGFIQTVTLRLCPTGGNPNPNPNPSPTATCRRVTQTQGLIVRQGANVSSQVVGSVGNNSQVFLTTNPATTSVDSSGRIWVRLARPVAGWVSNGFQNVPGTNLVNCQ; the protein is encoded by the coding sequence ATGACACAAAATTTCTGGCAAAAATCACTTTCCGCTGTCACGATCGCAGCTCTGTCTGCTCCAGTGATCATGCCTGCTGCAATGGCGCAAACAGGCGGCTCTCTGACTGGGCAAACCCGCTGCGCGAAACAATCGACGGCAATTTTTGCTCAGCGATCGGCAGCCAGTCCTGTCGTTCGCACCTTAGTTGAGAATCAACCTGTAACCCTGGCTGAAAACACCTCAGAAGGCGGCTTTATCGCGGTGAATGCGCCCGTTCGAGGCTTCATCCAGACTGTTACCTTAAGACTTTGTCCCACCGGAGGCAATCCCAATCCAAACCCGAATCCCAGTCCGACTGCAACCTGCCGCCGTGTGACTCAAACCCAAGGCTTGATCGTGCGTCAAGGCGCGAATGTTTCTTCTCAGGTCGTGGGCAGTGTAGGAAACAATTCACAAGTCTTCCTCACCACAAATCCGGCGACAACCAGTGTGGATTCGTCCGGACGGATCTGGGTCAGACTGGCAAGACCGGTTGCAGGTTGGGTGTCTAACGGCTTCCAGAATGTGCCTGGAACCAATTTGGTGAATTGTCAATAG
- a CDS encoding HlyD family secretion protein: MTQTLPQPADHGVAPVTKPKRSKKLLIIPGLIAIAGIGFATWRFLPRPEATTLPLSGRIEANETDIGAKTAGRVTDIKFREGDEVQKDQIVAQLTDEEVNEQLRAAAAQVASARQEEQQARLDIAVAESKIQEAQLNLQQSQGDARGRIDQASSTVAAARAQLAQANANVKEAEAQLKEARSRANLAVKDRDRFAQLISQGAINKQQFDQAQTNVETAQAAVDTANATLQARQEAVNAANEQFRAAEGGLTQTETTGLNPDIRTAQLSGLEQQREQARSRLIAAQAKVKNAIANQAQIQRRLDSFVVKSPIHGVVTARPIEPGAVVATGRTLLTVIDLNTVYLRGFIPQGDIGKIRVGQRAQVFLDSDSKKPLSARVAAIDPKASFTPENIYFRDDRVKQVFGVKITIDDPGGFAKPGMPADGEIILKD, encoded by the coding sequence ATGACTCAAACACTTCCTCAACCTGCGGATCACGGTGTGGCTCCGGTTACAAAGCCCAAACGATCGAAGAAACTGCTGATCATTCCGGGGTTAATTGCGATCGCGGGGATTGGGTTTGCGACTTGGCGATTTTTGCCGCGACCAGAAGCGACGACTTTACCGCTGAGCGGACGGATCGAGGCAAATGAAACGGATATTGGGGCAAAAACAGCGGGTCGAGTGACCGATATTAAGTTCCGCGAAGGCGATGAAGTGCAGAAAGATCAGATTGTGGCTCAGTTAACGGATGAGGAAGTGAATGAGCAGTTACGAGCTGCAGCCGCACAAGTCGCATCCGCCCGACAAGAAGAACAGCAAGCCCGTTTAGATATTGCGGTGGCAGAAAGTAAGATTCAGGAAGCACAGTTGAATCTCCAACAATCTCAAGGAGATGCACGCGGACGGATTGATCAAGCTTCTTCGACCGTAGCGGCAGCGCGGGCACAGTTAGCACAAGCAAATGCGAATGTGAAAGAAGCGGAAGCGCAGTTAAAAGAAGCACGATCGAGAGCGAATCTAGCGGTAAAAGATCGCGATCGCTTTGCTCAACTCATCAGCCAAGGTGCAATCAATAAACAACAATTCGATCAAGCTCAAACGAATGTCGAAACTGCACAAGCAGCGGTTGATACTGCAAACGCAACACTACAAGCGCGTCAAGAAGCGGTAAATGCTGCAAATGAACAGTTTAGAGCAGCGGAAGGTGGACTTACACAGACCGAAACAACCGGGTTAAATCCGGACATTCGGACTGCACAGTTATCGGGATTAGAGCAACAGCGGGAACAAGCTCGATCGCGGTTAATTGCGGCTCAGGCGAAAGTGAAAAATGCGATCGCGAATCAAGCACAAATTCAGCGACGATTAGATTCGTTTGTGGTGAAAAGTCCGATTCATGGAGTCGTGACAGCGCGACCCATTGAACCCGGAGCCGTGGTTGCCACTGGAAGAACTTTGTTAACTGTGATTGATTTGAACACCGTTTATCTACGGGGATTTATTCCTCAAGGTGACATTGGAAAAATTCGGGTCGGGCAACGTGCTCAAGTATTTCTTGATTCCGATTCGAAGAAGCCTCTTAGTGCGAGAGTTGCCGCGATCGATCCAAAAGCCTCATTTACGCCAGAAAACATCTATTTTCGAGACGATCGAGTCAAGCAAGTGTTCGGTGTGAAAATTACGATCGATGATCCGGGTGGATTTGCAAAGCCTGGAATGCCCGCAGATGGGGAAATCATTCTCAAGGATTAG
- a CDS encoding WD40 repeat domain-containing protein: MSQNRFGLKLSLAGVAIVALLTMAFFFLQPAISSRIDKPVCIPIYAADIVCFRQPELLTSDKATTIAVGSSGRILAVGHDQAIDLWDLKTRQRLSSLVDHTDMISAIAMSADEKILASSSLDGTIKIWDLSNNRLYSTLNAGRASELVFSPDNRILASSSTVRRWADGAFSPVGVQVWDVASRQRLYSIGDQPIRSMQFSSDGKLLAIGDHTKTELWQVQEGDRLKTLDSGEVTGLVFCQDGQTLITGSSRLKLWDLRNGALLKTFDAGASDLSLSPDGQTLATSAAGAVHLWHLLGERSLGSLVATSYSSLFVRFALGGQAIVAAGTDGIRIWSDPNVIEPTSSQ; encoded by the coding sequence GTGTCTCAAAATCGCTTTGGATTGAAACTGAGCCTTGCCGGAGTCGCGATCGTGGCGCTCCTGACGATGGCGTTTTTTTTCCTTCAGCCTGCCATTTCTTCCCGCATCGATAAACCTGTCTGTATTCCCATCTATGCAGCGGATATCGTTTGTTTTCGCCAACCTGAACTTCTTACCAGCGATAAAGCAACCACGATCGCAGTCGGTTCAAGCGGTCGGATTTTGGCAGTCGGACACGATCAAGCGATCGACCTTTGGGATCTGAAAACGCGCCAACGCTTGTCGAGTTTGGTCGATCATACGGATATGATTAGCGCGATCGCGATGAGTGCAGATGAAAAGATTCTGGCAAGCAGCAGTTTGGACGGCACGATTAAGATTTGGGATTTGTCGAACAATCGATTGTATTCGACGCTGAATGCGGGTAGAGCTTCTGAATTAGTGTTTAGTCCAGATAACCGGATTTTAGCGAGTTCTAGCACGGTCAGACGTTGGGCAGATGGGGCATTTAGTCCGGTGGGCGTTCAGGTCTGGGATGTTGCTAGTCGTCAGCGACTTTATAGCATCGGGGATCAGCCGATTCGATCGATGCAATTTAGCAGCGATGGGAAACTACTCGCGATCGGCGATCATACCAAAACGGAACTCTGGCAAGTTCAAGAAGGCGATCGGTTAAAAACACTCGATTCTGGTGAAGTGACAGGACTGGTTTTTTGCCAAGATGGACAGACCTTGATTACCGGAAGCAGTCGGCTTAAGCTTTGGGATTTGCGAAATGGAGCGTTGTTAAAAACGTTTGATGCGGGAGCCTCTGACTTATCGCTTAGTCCAGATGGACAAACTTTGGCGACTTCTGCGGCGGGAGCGGTTCATCTCTGGCATCTATTGGGAGAGCGATCGCTGGGATCACTGGTTGCCACATCTTACAGCAGTTTGTTTGTCAGATTTGCACTCGGAGGACAAGCGATCGTGGCAGCGGGAACAGATGGAATTCGGATATGGAGCGACCCGAATGTGATCGAGCCGACTTCATCACAGTGA
- a CDS encoding fasciclin domain-containing protein: MFAQFRKFVLLMAIVTSLTIVAHSATAQSPTPSPTPTTRPAPVNTRNLTVTQLLQQASSAGQFTTLAAAIQAAGVGNAIKPGQRVTIFAPTDAAFAALPPGTVEKLVQPQNRALLARILSYHVVPGELTSKQLRNGNLKTLGGGVSLDVTPGRVIVNSARVVQADLLASNGVIHAIDGILLPREIRQQLGSLK, from the coding sequence ATGTTTGCTCAATTTCGTAAATTCGTTCTGTTAATGGCGATCGTAACTTCGTTGACGATCGTTGCACATTCTGCGACTGCTCAATCTCCAACACCTAGCCCCACGCCAACGACAAGACCTGCTCCAGTTAACACTCGGAATCTCACCGTTACTCAACTATTACAGCAAGCTTCTAGTGCTGGACAGTTCACGACGCTGGCGGCTGCGATCCAGGCGGCTGGAGTCGGAAACGCGATTAAACCGGGTCAACGAGTGACAATTTTTGCACCTACGGATGCGGCTTTTGCGGCTCTCCCTCCTGGAACAGTGGAAAAGCTGGTACAACCTCAAAATCGAGCACTTCTAGCACGAATTTTGTCTTACCACGTTGTACCGGGTGAACTCACTTCAAAACAGTTACGCAATGGAAATCTCAAGACATTAGGAGGTGGGGTTTCACTGGATGTGACTCCAGGACGCGTCATTGTTAATAGTGCACGAGTCGTGCAAGCGGATCTGTTGGCTTCTAATGGCGTGATTCATGCGATCGATGGCATTCTATTGCCGCGCGAAATTCGTCAGCAGTTGGGATCGTTGAAATAG
- a CDS encoding TetR/AcrR family transcriptional regulator — MSVTSDRQTAKRDQILKGAMNVFLRSGYAGTSMDRVAAEAGVSKQTIYSHFQDKEGLFRSLIEGETLSRFEAVFHLDHQQIDPETLLRRLAEIYFTQVVDNGYYVPLLRIVIAESERFPELAELFIQTVAQRGKRLLSEYFRHHPELNIRDPEAIAQIFFGSMVSWVILQKMLGGENSIDLSRDRVVNQLIDLIVDRSR, encoded by the coding sequence ATGTCAGTGACAAGCGATCGACAAACCGCAAAACGCGACCAAATTCTCAAAGGGGCAATGAACGTATTTCTGAGATCGGGCTATGCAGGAACTAGTATGGATCGCGTAGCTGCCGAGGCGGGCGTTTCTAAACAAACGATTTATAGTCACTTTCAAGACAAAGAAGGATTGTTTCGATCGCTAATCGAAGGTGAAACGCTTTCTCGATTTGAAGCGGTGTTTCACCTGGATCATCAGCAGATTGATCCTGAAACATTGCTGCGACGATTAGCAGAAATTTACTTCACTCAAGTAGTCGATAACGGTTACTATGTGCCCTTACTGCGGATTGTAATTGCTGAATCTGAGCGGTTTCCAGAGTTAGCAGAGCTATTCATCCAAACCGTTGCCCAACGCGGGAAGCGATTGTTATCTGAGTATTTTCGACATCATCCAGAATTAAACATTCGTGATCCAGAAGCGATCGCCCAAATCTTTTTTGGATCAATGGTGTCTTGGGTGATTCTGCAAAAAATGTTAGGGGGAGAAAACTCGATCGATTTATCTCGCGATCGAGTAGTGAATCAACTAATCGATTTAATCGTTGATCGCTCTAGGTAA